The following is a genomic window from Solanum stenotomum isolate F172 chromosome 4, ASM1918654v1, whole genome shotgun sequence.
ACCTTCAAACTTTCTACGTCCTGTGGAATCCCCTATGGTCTCATTAGTTGAAGTCACTTGATAAGAAACTACATCTGGAGAGTGCAGCATTTCCAGGTCTCCTCTAGGTCTGACATAAACTGTAATTGCTCCATTCCCGAAACTCCAAAGACCAGCTATCACTCTCAGCAATGAAGTTTTACCACTTCCACTTGGTCCTGTAACCTGTTAAAAGAACCATTAGCAGAAACATTTGAAAGGGAGATTGGTATTCGTCTAGGGGCAAGGAAGCTGATAAACACCCCGGCTGTCAAAGGGGGAAACGCCTCTAAAACTGGAGTATTTGTTCCATGCACGTTTTACACCTTGAGCTATTTGCTCAATACACCCCAAGAACGCCTATGCACGCTTTATACCATAGATTGTCCACTTCTTTCccataaaacatttttttcaacttctcccatgtataatatattgtattgttcatatattatattgttaattAAGAAGTTGGAGACTTTGAATAGTATTATGTGCACATCATATGTCTAGATGGTTAAATCAATCATTGTATctataattttgtaaaaataatctCTTGCTTACCAAATTCCTTTTAGGTGCAGATGAATATGGTGTGTAGCTTGATTAGGTCTTACAATTCTTCTCTTAATGGTAGAACAAAAAATAGCAAAGGATCACTCATTACCTTAAGCAAGTCGCAGAGTCCTAGACTATTGCTTTAAAGACAGGATGGAATATTAACAAACAAATTTGTTGACCTTATACGCCATGCTTCAGGACTTGCATTCTGCCTGTGATGTGTAAATATGCATCACCCTAGGCCTCCCCTCCTCTTAATATATTAATTGCCATTAACAGTACAATTTTTCCTTTCCCTAATAAAGCAACAAATGACATAAAAGCTGAAAGTAGACATGTCAGAACTCACCAGCAAGTGATCCTTCTCAAAAATCTCAAAAGACAAGTCCTTAATTAGAGTTGCTTCACTTGGTGTCTGTACAGTCAAGTGTTCAACATGAAGTAATTTTACACGCTTGGAAAGAGGCATAGATCCATTTGAGTGTAGCCCATTGGAAGAACTTATTAAGCAAAAGTTAAGTTGGATCTTTTCCTTGGAGTCTTGATCACCTTTTTTGTTGTTGCTATCCAAAACATCATCAAATTCACCTGCACATTTTAATGGTGTCAAAATGGTTTGCTGAATGCTTATTACTGCTTTAGGGCAGTGGGTCATGTGAGACGGAAATAGCAAAACTGGGGAAactaaaagaagaaacaaagttgaagaaaataaaatttcaggGAAGAAACAATTGAAAAGTCATTGAACTTATAACATAATATGACAAGAGACAAGAGATTGTATTTAACATCCTCTCTCAAGCATCTTATAGTGGCAAGCAattatagtttatatatattaactacTGAAGACCTTACGAGCTCAGCTTCTTTTATTCAAACATTTTAGTTTTCCTATTCCCATATTATCTTCATAGTACATCATAACCATGCTATGTGCAATCCCAGTAATGATTCAATATTTCTTCTTGGATTCAAGCATAAAGTCTGATTTACTAGGCATTTTCCTCAGCACTAGTCCTCAATTCTTAATATAAGACTTCCCCACCAAATGGTCCTAAATTGCTAATTAAAAGCAGTTAGCCACATTATTAACATCGTTAATGTCATCATTTTGCATTCCCAGAATTGAAGGCATCCACTTTCTGCTTTAGATCGAAAGAAAGCTGGCAACGCTATCAATTTTTTGTACCTTTGCCTAGTACAGATAtaagggaaaaggctcaaatatgctattgaactttgagaaaaggctcatctatGCTATCCGTTAAAAGTTGGGCTCACCTATGCCACAGTCGTTCAACAAAGTGCCcattcatgccattattttttaacgcTCTGGTTTGatgattttgcaaaaccattttttccGTGTGGCCTCTTATCAGAGGTCCACGTCACCAAAATTTAACCAGCCAATATTAATTATTCCCACCAGTATCAATACTTCTGCTTGGGTATCTCTTTGGAGATGATGAACTAGGAGGAGATGGTGAATCAGATTCCCCGTTGATGACCAATATCGGCACAAAATCTGCTAGTAGAAGAGACGGAGGATAAGGATTCTGAGGTGGCGGAGCAGTATGAACAACAAGTAGATCCAATGACTTCGACTGTGAATTTTTTGGACTTAAACTCACCAGCAGAGAAATGCTCAGTGATAAAGACCTAACTGGTGAGCCCGAAGCGGAACTGGAAGATGAGTATGAAGAAGATGAGCTCGACCCACCAAAACTCTTCACCTCAATGGAGGTAAAAGCCATACGTGACGCCGATCCAGTTCCAATCAAACTTTCTCTGCCATCTAAAGATTCTCTTGGAGGGTAAAACTCCTCATCGTCTTCAATTCTACAGGAGATTACATCTGCATTCCATGATTTAGCCTCAAACTCTGTCCATGTAGTGGTGCCAATGAGTGGATCTCCAGCGAATCCATTTTTCTGGAGCCGCGGCAGTACCAACAGTGCCTCCATTAATTTTGGTGGCGTGAACCTCTAATAAGAGCCCACATGGAAAAATGGTTTAAAACCATCAAACCGgaccattaaaaaataatgagatGACTATGCACTTTGTTGAACGGCAGTGGCATAAATGAGCCCAACTTTTAACGAATGGCATAGATAagctttttctcaaagttcgatggTATATTTGAGTCTTTCCCctagataaaataataaaaaggcaGAAATAAATGGCTTCAATAAGATTATATGTTGCCGTTACAAAACAATAGAACATAAATTCAAACTTGAAGAGCATAACTTGAATACATAGATGTGTTCTTAATTGAAATATCACATTTGAGAAGAATCAATCTTCAAATCGCAAtggatattaaaaaaaatggactGTTTGGTAACTTTAACGTCTAAGATTACTTCGTCACTTAATAacacgaaaaaaaaaaattaataacagaAATGTTTGAGAAAACAAGACAAAATGGAGCAGAAAAGAACTTTGGGCTACAAAGATTACTTTATCACTTAAGACAAACACAAGAAAAAAGAACTAATGACCAATCTAGAAACTACACAGCAAAGGCCAGTTCACAGTCAAGGTCTTGCTACTGGGACCTCAATTCTAACCAGATAGCAACAGACACAGACACAGGGCATTGGAAAGCAATATGGAACGCCAAAAGTCCACCCTAAGTGACTTGTTTTAGTTGGCTAGTATGCAGGAAAGCTGGCCTCACCAATGAAGCACTACAAAAAAGAGGATGGCAGattttttctaaatgttttATGTGTGAACAGAAAGCAGAAGTCAACAGTCATTTGTTTCTACATTGCAATACTGCCACAAGCCTATGGAACCGTTTCTTGTGCATATTAGCCATTAGGAGTTAGCAGATTGATGACCAAGACAACCTTGGAGTTGATGAATCACTGGTCAGGAGTAGGCAAAAGAGGGAGACAAGAAGATTGGTGGAAGACAATACCAGCTTGTATATGGTGGACTCCGTGGAGAGAAAGGAATGATAGGTGTTTTGAAGATCAGAAAATCAACATACAGAAGATTAAGATGAAGTGTATAAGCCTtctatttttttggtgtaaacaagagTTGGTAGGGAGGACAGTAGATTTAGTTGATTTTAAAGGAAACTTGTAAAAGTACCCAAATGGGGGTGCTGCTCACCACACTCTGGGATGTAAGTTTccaattcatcattttttggaTGATGAATTTTTTGTGTGAAACCAAATTTAcccttttctcaaaaaaaaaataacagaaaTGCCTGAGAAAACAAGACGAATGGAGCAGAAAAGAAACGTTGGGATAGAATTGCAACTAGCATTTTGGGTTGGCTAGAGAGAAATCAAAGATATTTTGAGGTAAAGATGTCCATATTCACACTCATAGAACAAGTACCTATTCTTTCTGGTTTATGGTGAAAAAAATAGATGTATATGAAGTTATCGCTCTATCACAATCCCTCTCCCTTCATTTATAAAGGGACATTGAGCTTTTGCATCATCAGTACTTAGAACCTTCTTGGTGCTACTTCGGTGGAATAACATATCTTACttgtgaaaagaaaaaacacacaAGTACAGATCAAAAAACAACTAGGGAAATTGTGGTAGGAAAACAAGAAGTTCATAATATAAAATGGATATAGTATCATAGTCCTTGCCCAAGCAGGAGTTGcaaaaacataaaacacattGATTCAAAATCTGCAACCAACTAGCTTTTAACCCTTATAACCCCAACTGTTTTGGTTCTACGCAGCTGGGACAGGCTAAAGCCTCATCAACCAGAAAAAAAGAACGCCTCAATCCCAGAAAAAGAAGCTGGGATCAACTATATGAATCATCAATATCCATCCTTCCATTTTTGCCTGTCTCATTTCAACCCTTATCGATTAAATCGTCATAAATCATGTGACCCACCCAACCCCAAGGGTAGTTAGAAACGACCAAGACAAATGTCACATTTCAACAGTCTCATGTAGGATGTATGATAATTTTTTGTGGGTGACAAGAAAGTAAGGAAAGACCTCTCTTATGAGAAGGTCAAGTTTCTCAAGTAACTTAATCCCATGTTATCCGACATCTATAAAAAGCCTACAAGTAATACAAATTTTGGCAATTCCAAAGGTCAGAGTCTAGGTCTAAAACAATCCCTTTTGGCACTAACAGAAAAAACTAGTAACATTAGGCACTTGAGATGCTAATTGGGTTGGTCAGACAATCAACACAGCAAAATAAACTATGCAGAATGTAAACCCTGTGTAATCAAAACAAAGTCACGTCACGTCACATCAGCCAAGAAAAAGTCAAGATCCTCCACATTGCCAGTTATTCACGTATATTCCCTCCCTCCAACAAAATGGATCGGCAGATGCTCCTCTAAGGGATTACATTTAATAACAGTATATTCAGTAAACCTTTTCCATGTACTTAGAGAAGAATGCACCATCCAGAAATAACATACCTAGTCGGTCAATGACGGCTGAAAAGGCACTTAAAGCCTGAAACTGATAGACAATGAGAGAGAAATCACCAAGAATATGATTGAAAGCGGACACGGATTGATTAATAACCCCAAACTCGATTTTTCCAGAGAAGTACATAGGTGCAACAACTGCGGCAGGAAGAATTTGAATAAGATAGCGGTAGCCACTGGTGAAGAAATCCAGATTTCTAGAAGATATCAACAATTGCTGCCAAATTATCAAAAGCAAGAGaatcaattttgaaattcactaagaaaacaaatatataattaaagaaCATACAGCACTAAACATTTTCGAAATGCATCAACATGTATGAAAGAAAGTCAATAACGTTCAAAGGGAATACTAAGATAAGGTATATGGAGTTAGTTTTTTTGCTTCTGATTAATTAGAGATGATGAGATTGCAAATCTCATATAAAGACACAACTCAAATAGATCACTCCTTTGCCTGCATCACAGCGCATCCTTTAAAAGATTCTAAACTACCCTTGAAAATGTGATctacttagaaaaaaaatcctaGCTGGCAAAAGCACAAGGCAATTAAAGGGTCAATATGGTGACAAGAAATCAGAATGCATCCTTTTGCTGAAGAAAAACTTGGAAGCATCCGTGTGCCCAGATAGAGAAGAAACATTACAGAGGATTCATACAACTCCCAATTAGTTCGGGAGTGAAGCATAGTTGATAGATGTAATAATGTTGAGAACAACAGAATAGATGTATTAATAGTTGATAAATGCTGGGTGGGGATTGACTGTGAAGAGTCTCAATTTTTACAAATATGGACGTTACtctcaattttttcatgttaaaCAAAATGGAACTTACTCCCAACAAGGTTATATAAGTTTAGACAAACTGagatcaaaaagaaaagaacttaCAACTTCTTCACCTAATAATAATATTGGTCCTCAGACAACCCATTATTCAGTGTGTGACATAAAACAACTTTTTGCAACAGAAGTAATATAGGAACAACTGTTGAATCACAAATGTGACATGATATGCTTCAATGCAGGCAAAAACTGAGAGAGGTGTAGCACCAAACAAACTGTTAAGGTCTCCGTACATTCAGGTTTTCAAAAGCGCTTCTGAAACGACTTAACAGTAGTTGCATCTCATTCTCTTCCCCTCCATAAAATGCAATTGATTCAGCATTTTCTCGAACGCGCACTAGACCATAGCGGAAATCTGCTTCTTTCTTCTCTTGCAAAAAGTTGAGGCTCACCAATCCctgaataaaccacaattcccATCATTTGTAGAATTCAGAAACATGTCTTGCAACTTAGAAGTTCTCCAAATGATGTATTAGTTTGAGGTTCAACAGAAATATGAAAACAGAACAAGCACCTTCCCAAGGAAGACGCTGAGAGCTGTTCCACCAAGTGAATATGCAAGAAGCACCCCAAAAAGTGGTGGGTAGATACCGAACAAGATATTGCTAAAAGATATTAAGTCTATAGCAGCATTGAAGAGTGTCAATGAAAATGAGAGAGCTGTTCCTGTAAAGGAACTTAAATCGTCAACAATTCGCTGATCTGGATTATCGATGGTAGACTGAGACTGAATTTTGTAAAATGTCTTATTCTTCAGATACCGTTCCATGTAATAACTCGTCATCCAAGATCTCCACCTTAAAGATAACTTCTCTCGCGCATAATCTCTCAACACGAAAAACTGCAAAATACATAAAGCTCAAAAACTagaaaatgtactataaaagaaaatagaaaattggTGGCAGGGAAGTAAAGGTCACAAGACCTCATTCCGTTAAGtacacatgcatatatatagtGTGATAAAAGGTAGTGGTCCTTCCGGAGAAAGTTTCAAGGTATACTTTTTACTGATGACTTGATACTCTTTTAATCTATACTATCACCACTGTGTCGTTTACAATGAAACAGAATGCCAAGTATCCAAACTAGGTTGCGAAAAATTTGCAAAAGTCTACGAGGAGCTATACCTAAAAAATATGGAGCAATGAGCTCACCGGGATACCACCAGCAAAACCAGCAAGATAGTATAACAGTTGTTTGGTGAACTGTTCTTGGTCTTTGTCTTCGCAAAGTTAGATCAATCCAATAATTAGTACAACAAATTCTTAAACGAAAccaacaaaaaaaggaaaaactcgGGAAAGAATTCGTACTGGCAAGTGCATTATAAAAGTCACGGCCGAGGAAACTGAAGCCAACGCTAATACCAGTGGTTCCTAAAGTAAGGGCAAAAACAGCAGCCAACTGCCATCTCGCCTGAACTTTATCATCAGAGGACCAATACGGTACAGCAACCTTCCAGAACCTCCTCATAAGTGATTGAAGATCCGGTGGCTTTCTTTGCTCATCCTGATTATTTTTAACAATAGATCGATTTAAGGCTCTGGATTATGGATAATTTCAGAtcaggaaaaaggaaaaaaagatgaACCTGAatgggtggtggtggtggtacTGGCGGagttgttgttgctgctgctgctgttgATAATGAAACTCGTCGTCGAGTGGTTATTGTCTGAAACCTTAAGGATGAGCGATGACTGAACTTCGAATTGCTATCCAAAGTGCTAACAATATTAGGAGAGATGTTGAAGAAAGGAGATTCCACAACTAGTTTTGCTTGGATCCCCATTGATAGAGGAGCTCTGTTCTTCTACTTGCTATTTCTCAAGCGCACGCATTCATTGCATTGCTTTGTCAGTTTTTCTTATCCAAAATAGCCTTTGATTTGCGCGGTCCATATGAAATTCGCAGCTCTTACGCCACTTGTTAAATCACCGCAACATTAAATTtcgattaaatttaatatatctaattaaaaatcaaatagttTCATCAATGTATCACGTGTCTTAAGTTTGCTTTTGTTAACTCTACATTTTTTTAGTAATGATTTTCGAGTTATCTATGAGTAGATCTATTTTGGTCCTCTCTAGATATAATATCTGTTAAAGTGGAGCACTTTTGAtccaattaatataataaacttaaaattaatACTTCCTCCATTCCATTTTATGTGCACCATTTCCTATTTGgtcagttccaaaaagaatgtcatatTTCCTTAAATagtaagtatttaaaggtacaattcctcttttatccttgttggtcTCACTTAATCTTAAAGATAGTACTTCAATACATTTATGATGAGAGAGAAAAATGAATCTACTTtttaatatgattattttttgaagGGGCAATTTAGTAAACATTttaaagtcttcatttatttcttaaactccgtgcccagtcaaatattgtcacataaaatgggactgAGGGAGTAGTGATTATCAAAAAAcattgtaaaaaataattggCTTTTGGatttgtaacatccgacaatttaaaatgaatatgaagaagcttgaaattggaagtagtcacacTTGAAAAAAGTTCAGAATctgaaaatttggctaagtccagaatttggaaatttggctaaattcaaaacctggaaatttggtcaagtgtgggaaatcaatagtttttggccaactttgagcagtcataactcctagctcaggatgagccaggagtagttccagttatgtttggaaagcccttggaacgatctttccaacgccaccgagtttgctcgattctgagttcgtatgagcgagttatgccctttgaaagttgggcagttggcagggagtccgtccggaaatttaagggcattttggtcttttcacaaatcatttcttttgaggttatattgttgtgttaggctgattgtggatcatttttgttccattttaaaagagtaagagttagggttcttgagtgaagaagagaagaagagagaaagaagagaagaagaagaggagatcaaggagtttccgtcaaagatcgtcgtggaaatcgtcgggggtgatccctaataggtatgtgagttcatagtgatgggttgattctttcccccacacaccaaactcgttttattattgagaaaagattggttgtgttgttgatattgttaattgtgttgttgaagtcccttgttgatttgggacatgatttggttgtgttcttgagctgaatctcttgtatgttgagggattttatgatccttagtgttggttggttcatacccccacagaccaactcatttttaattccaagaaaagatttatttttggttgttgaagttgttggttgtgttgttgaagttcttgttgatgaGGGATATGTTTTCGATGGTGTTCTTGAGctgaatctattgtatgttgaggggttttatgtttctaagtgattggggcccctttgaagttgagggctggcgccTGGCAGAGTGCCCAGCAATCCCCTTTGaagttgagggctggcgccTGGCAGAGTGCAGAGTGCCCAGCAGTCCCCTTTGAAGTTGAGGGCTGGTGCCTGGCAGAGTGCCCAGCAATCCCCTTTGaagttgagggctggcgccccgcgtctcttagagcgccaaggacgccaatcctTCTTGTTACCttcattccccactttttcatacatgttcctaggtattatacctatgtttcctaatTGTTT
Proteins encoded in this region:
- the LOC125861699 gene encoding ABC transporter D family member 2, chloroplastic, whose product is MGIQAKLVVESPFFNISPNIVSTLDSNSKFSHRSSLRFQTITTRRRVSLSTAAAATTTPPVPPPPPIQDEQRKPPDLQSLMRRFWKVAVPYWSSDDKVQARWQLAAVFALTLGTTGISVGFSFLGRDFYNALANKDQEQFTKQLLYYLAGFAGGIPFFVLRDYAREKLSLRWRSWMTSYYMERYLKNKTFYKIQSQSTIDNPDQRIVDDLSSFTGTALSFSLTLFNAAIDLISFSNILFGIYPPLFGVLLAYSLGGTALSVFLGKGLVSLNFLQEKKEADFRYGLVRVRENAESIAFYGGEENEMQLLLSRFRSAFENLNQLLISSRNLDFFTSGYRYLIQILPAAVVAPMYFSGKIEFGVINQSVSAFNHILGDFSLIVYQFQALSAFSAVIDRLGEFDDVLDSNNKKGDQDSKEKIQLNFCLISSSNGLHSNGSMPLSKRVKLLHVEHLTVQTPSEATLIKDLSFEIFEKDHLLVTGPSGSGKTSLLRVIAGLWSFGNGAITVYVRPRGDLEMLHSPDVVSYQVTSTNETIGDSTGRRKFEGVIFLPQKPYMVLGTLRQQLLYPTWTEDSDNLSDDAKQSDSVPFLMRARDARCVNERSKKPTSEDLLQVLNDVSLGHLLSRFDGLDSTHEWSSVLSLGEQQRLAFGRLLLSKPTLALLDESTSALDEANEARLYQLIQAAGITYISIGHRRTLYKYHKKVLHVSTADSTSTQQNWSFKDVEEDPIYDFSKQ
- the LOC125861701 gene encoding uncharacterized protein LOC125861701, whose product is MEALLVLPRLQKNGFAGDPLIGTTTWTEFEAKSWNADVISCRIEDDEEFYPPRESLDGRESLIGTGSASRMAFTSIEVKSFGGSSSSSSYSSSSSASGSPVRSLSLSISLLILCRYWSSTGNLIHHLLLVHHLQRDTQAEVLILVGIINIGWLNFGDVDL